A single window of Amphiura filiformis chromosome 17, Afil_fr2py, whole genome shotgun sequence DNA harbors:
- the LOC140137216 gene encoding cytochrome P450 4A24-like produces the protein MTKRRFQTVAKFCEDCGLKTHFLYGDLHEFPADKDGRMDKFVSWMSSCKDMCRVWYGPFECFIFAVNPEFVKIAVTNADSKDNLVYDLLRPWLGDGLLLTGGNRWIRQRRLLTNAFHFEILRPYCKIFAQSAQIFLDKLSASGGRSIDVYRLVSLMTLDSILRCAFSYESKCQTNENDPYIRAVYDLSECVTQRTRIFPYHNDVIFHLSPMGRRFRRLCHLVHAKSDATIKERRKELVRLTKEGNVGCRRKYLDFLDVLLEAKDEDGQGLNDSEIREEVNTFMFAGHDTTASAISWCLYNLAKYPEIQQKCQVEIDQLLQDRENGQLDWEDLNSLPFTTMCIKESLRMHPPVPYVARTLVKDITMPNGLQISKGTTISIGIIGLHHNSLYWPNPEQFDPTRFSAEKDRHSHAFIPFSAGPRNCLGQHFAMDELKVVVAMTLHQYSIRVDQSKPSIWVSKVVLRSLDGIHLHFNRR, from the exons ATGACG AAACGACGCTTTCAAACCGTTGCCAAATTTTGTGAAGATTGTGGAttgaaaactcactttttgtatGGTGATCTCCATGAG TTTCCCGCTGATAAAGATGGACGTATGGACAAGTTCGTGTCGTGGATGTCAAGTTGCAAAGACATGTGTCGTGTTTGGTACGGACCTTTTGAATGCTTCATCTTTGCTGTGAATCccgaatttgtaaaaattgctgtCACTAATGCAG ATAGCAAAGACAACCTGGTGTACGATTTACTTCGCCCATGGCTTGGTGATGGTCTACTCTTGACAGGTGGCAATAGATGGATACGTCAAAGGCGGCTTCTCACCAACGCCTTCCATTTTGAGATACTCAGAccctattgtaaaatatttgcgcAATCTGCACAGATATTTTTG GATAAATTATCAGCCAGTGGAGGCAGGTCAATTGATGTTTACCGGCTGGTGAGTCTGATGACTCTAGATAGCATCCTACGATGTGCTTTCAGCTATGAAAGCAAATGTCAAACTAATGA AAATGACCCGTATATCAGAGCTGTATATGACCTATCTGAATGCGTTACTCAGAGAACTCGCATCTTTCCTTATCATAATGACGTCATATTCCACCTGTCGCCAATGGGACGACGATTCCGACGGCTATGTCATCTGGTTCACGCTAAGTCAGATGCGACCATCAAAGAGCGAAGGAAGGAACTGGTTAGGTTAACAAAGGAAGGAAATGTTGGTTGTAGGAGGAAATATTTGGATTTCTTGGATGTTCTTCTTGAAGCAAAA GACGAAGATGGTCAAGGTTTAAACGATTCTGAAATCCGTGAAGAGGTTAACACATTCATGTTTGCTGGTCACGATACAACAGCAAGTGCTATATCTTGGTGTTTGTATAACCTGGCTAAGTACCCTGAGATACAACAGAAATGTCAGGTGGAAATAGACCAACTGCTTCAAGATAGAGAAAACGGACAACTGGATTG GGAAGATCTGAACAGTTTACCATTTACAACGATGTGTATAAAGGAGAGTCTTCGCATGCACCCACCTGTACCATATGTAGCAAGAACATTAGTCAAAGATATTACAATGCCCAATGGTCTTCAAATTTCAAAAG GTACTACAATATCTATAGGCATAATAGGCCTGCACCACAATTCCTTGTATTGGCCGAACCCAGAACAATTTGATCCAACCAGATTTTCTGCCGAAAAGGACAGACACTCTCATGCATTCATTCCTTTCTCTGCTGGACCAAG AAATTGTTTGGGTCAGCATTTTGCGATGGATGAACTGAAAGTAGTGGTTGCCATGACACTTCATCAATATTCAATCAGAGTCGACCAATCGAAACCATCCATTTGGGTTTCTAAAGTTGTGCTCCGATCATTAGATGGGATTCACTTACATTTCAATCGCAGGTAG